The genomic interval GCGTGTGGAGTACAGCCAGGCCTACCCCATGGTGGCGCCCCGGCTCGTCCCGCTGGACCCGCTGCCCAAACCGTATGAGTGGACCCAGACCCGCTGGCACGTCAACGGCGATGCCACCCTGTGCCTGCTCCGCGAGGCCGCCCTGTGGACCGGCCGCGACTCGATCGTTGACCTGCTGCTCAAGGCAGCAGGCTGGCGAGTCGAGTACGCCCTCATGAAACACAACAAGATCGAGCGGATGAGCGACAACGGCATCGTCGACGACGACCGCTTCGACCGCCTCCTCACCCAGCCTCCGGCCCCGCCCGACAACACCGAGCCCAGCGACCAGGCCACAGCCGGACAGGACGGCCCGGCATGCTGATCCTCATCCCACAGCAGGCCGCGGAAAAGGTGCGCTCTCTGGGATCGTGGGGGCGGTTGTCCCTGCGCATCAATGACCCGGAACAGTTTGCTGTTGTCCGGGGCCTGTCGCAGCAGGGCCAGGCGATCTTTCCGGTGGAACCGTCACCCGAGCACCGTCTGCTGGCCAGCTACCCGGCCGTCTCGACTGGCTGGTGGCTGAGCGTCAGTCCTGACCTGCACTTGATGTGGCTGGCCCTGATGGCACGACGCGGTACCTCTCTCACCCTCGACGCTTTCAGGGCCGCCGTGCCCAGCGGCTACAAGGCACCCGGAGCGCCGGGCTACCTAGCCATCACCCACGCCCCAGGGCTGAAGGACGCCTACCCCGAACACGGGCTCCCGGACCTCCTTGCCTGGCACGTCACGCCCGGCGGTGCGCAACCCATCGCCGTGTCCGTCGAACCCGACATCACCGGTATCCGGCAACTGGACGACCACTGGCCCGTGCACGAACTGCAGAGCAAGCGGATCATGCTCGTCGGAGCAGGAAGCATCGGCTCGGCCACCGCACACGCCCTCGCCGGCTACGGCATCGGCTCTCTCACCCTCATCGACCCCGACCGGCTCGCCTGGCACAACCTCGTCCGGCACACCAGCGCACGCAAGCACATCGGCCGGCACAAGGTCACCGCTCTCGCCGAGGAACTCACCGCTCTGCGCCCCGACACGAAAGTCGCCGCCCACGCCCTTGACGTCATCGAACACGCCGACCGGATCCGGGCCCTCCTCACGGACACCAACCTTGTCGTCTGCGCGGCAGACGGGGTGGCCGCGCGCCGTGTCACCGGCCACCTGGCCCGCCGCGCCGGTCTCACGGCCGTGCTCGCCTGTGTCCTGGAAGGCGGCGCCCTCGGCGAGATCCTCCGCCTGCGCCCCTGGCCGCATCACGGCTGCCTCACCTGCCAGCGCCACAACCTCGCCGACGCCGGTGGCCTCGATCCCGAGCCCACACTGGATGCCGGCTACGGCACCGGCACGACCCACCGGCCGATGACCGCCGTCGGCACCGACCTGCACCTGATCGCCCACCTCGCGGCCAAGACCGCCGTCGCAACACTCCTCGAACGCGCCGGACACCCCGACCAACGCCTGCCGGGCGAACACGCCCTGCTCGGCCTGCGCCGCCAACCCGACTGGGCCCCACCCTTCGACCTCGACCGCACTGCCGAACTGCGCTGGCTCGACGCCACCCCGCCCCGAACCGGTTGCCCCACCTGCGAAACACCATGACCCAGCAGCCCGTCACCACCGTCCACCTCACCGCGCAGGCCACCTCCGTCATCACCACGGAGCTGCGCACGGCCGACCACACCACAGAGACCGGAGGCATCCTGCTGGGACACCACACCCACGACACCGTCACCATCCACCACGCCGGGGCCCCCGGCCCCGACGCCGTCCGCACCCCCACCTACTTCCTGCGCGACCTGGCCCACGCGCAGGCCCTCGCCGACCGGGCGTTCACGGCC from Streptomyces sp. CC0208 carries:
- a CDS encoding Mov34/MPN/PAD-1 family protein, which translates into the protein MTQQPVTTVHLTAQATSVITTELRTADHTTETGGILLGHHTHDTVTIHHAGAPGPDAVRTPTYFLRDLAHAQALADRAFTADGSVWVGEWHTHPTSRPVPSARDIATYRQLLDDPELGFHSVIAVILARSERRWVGAAWTARHDRITPVQLRLDDPVG
- a CDS encoding ThiF family adenylyltransferase, encoding MLILIPQQAAEKVRSLGSWGRLSLRINDPEQFAVVRGLSQQGQAIFPVEPSPEHRLLASYPAVSTGWWLSVSPDLHLMWLALMARRGTSLTLDAFRAAVPSGYKAPGAPGYLAITHAPGLKDAYPEHGLPDLLAWHVTPGGAQPIAVSVEPDITGIRQLDDHWPVHELQSKRIMLVGAGSIGSATAHALAGYGIGSLTLIDPDRLAWHNLVRHTSARKHIGRHKVTALAEELTALRPDTKVAAHALDVIEHADRIRALLTDTNLVVCAADGVAARRVTGHLARRAGLTAVLACVLEGGALGEILRLRPWPHHGCLTCQRHNLADAGGLDPEPTLDAGYGTGTTHRPMTAVGTDLHLIAHLAAKTAVATLLERAGHPDQRLPGEHALLGLRRQPDWAPPFDLDRTAELRWLDATPPRTGCPTCETP